One stretch of Halobacillus litoralis DNA includes these proteins:
- the pdxT gene encoding pyridoxal 5'-phosphate synthase glutaminase subunit PdxT, translating into MTTIGVLGLQGAFREHVRSVEATGADAVVVKRTEQLKEIDGLIIPGGESTTIRRLIDKYEFLEPIREFGKSGNPIFGTCAGLILLASEIDGSYDVHLGVMDIKVRRNAFGRQRESFEADLDIEGVAEGFNAVFIRAPYIEGVGENTKVLARYDGHIVAAQEGHYLACSFHPELTDDHRLTEHFVKMVEEAKKTLAL; encoded by the coding sequence ATGACTACTATCGGTGTATTAGGCCTGCAAGGCGCATTCCGTGAGCATGTTCGTTCTGTCGAAGCGACAGGTGCTGACGCCGTCGTCGTCAAAAGAACAGAACAGCTGAAAGAGATTGATGGCTTGATTATCCCTGGCGGTGAAAGTACGACCATCCGCAGACTGATTGATAAGTACGAGTTTCTAGAGCCGATCCGTGAATTTGGAAAAAGCGGCAACCCGATTTTCGGTACGTGTGCCGGGCTCATCCTACTCGCTTCAGAAATCGATGGTTCTTATGACGTTCACCTTGGGGTCATGGATATTAAAGTCCGGCGAAACGCTTTCGGGCGTCAACGTGAAAGTTTTGAAGCCGATCTTGATATTGAAGGTGTAGCAGAAGGGTTTAATGCCGTATTTATCCGTGCTCCTTACATTGAAGGAGTTGGAGAAAATACAAAAGTGCTGGCTCGTTATGACGGTCATATCGTAGCCGCTCAGGAAGGTCACTATTTAGCTTGTTCTTTCCATCCAGAGTTGACGGATGACCACCGTTTGACGGAACATTTTGTAAAAATGGTAGAAGAAGCTAAAAAAACACTTGCATTATAA
- a CDS encoding M50 family metallopeptidase codes for MKLQVLSALILAFLLTQLPVVGKYFAILNTMIHESGHSLMALITGGEVRRISLLPNTSGFALTGHTSWIGQVLTSMAGYVFASFFAFVFFFLISRGQYKWMIYILIAFLAINLLFWVRNVYGLFWILTFGAGFIWLLRTGHDQVVQYVLLFLASLVLVESVTSAFEVMWISFISPGQAGDAANLAKATKFIPAPFWGLAFFVQALYFALLSIKRVFPF; via the coding sequence ATGAAATTACAGGTTCTTTCAGCTCTTATCCTTGCTTTCCTGCTCACACAACTCCCGGTTGTAGGAAAATATTTCGCTATATTAAATACAATGATCCATGAGAGTGGTCATTCCTTGATGGCGCTGATTACAGGGGGAGAAGTAAGAAGAATTTCCCTGCTTCCCAATACATCCGGTTTTGCTTTGACCGGACATACTTCATGGATCGGGCAAGTGTTAACAAGCATGGCCGGCTATGTATTTGCTTCTTTCTTCGCATTTGTCTTCTTTTTCCTCATCAGCCGTGGGCAGTATAAATGGATGATTTATATTTTAATAGCGTTCCTTGCCATCAATCTTCTTTTCTGGGTGAGGAATGTGTATGGTCTATTTTGGATCCTCACCTTTGGGGCAGGGTTTATATGGCTGTTAAGAACCGGCCATGATCAGGTGGTCCAATACGTCTTATTGTTTCTCGCTTCGCTCGTCCTAGTTGAGTCTGTGACCAGTGCTTTTGAGGTGATGTGGATCAGCTTTATATCTCCAGGACAAGCCGGGGACGCAGCAAACTTGGCAAAAGCGACAAAATTCATTCCCGCCCCTTTCTGGGGATTGGCCTTTTTCGTTCAAGCCTTATACTTTGCCCTGCTTTCCATTAAGCGTGTCTTTCCTTTCTGA
- the modA gene encoding molybdate ABC transporter substrate-binding protein, translating into MRKLTWISCSMILLFLCSCASSSDSSETTVRIAAAASLKDVMEKLTPLFEEQYEIEIETIYGGSGKLARQIEQGAPVDAFLSADLRWIELLKKQNLVEKDTYIEFATNRIVLISDDSKNRLNTIQELRLKENEQLAVGNPDSVPAGTYTKQALERIQLWGRLKDKVVFGSDVRQVLAYVESGQVDYGFVYASDAMISDQVTSLTQVAPTLHDSIIYPGIVISKSRTKEQGQQFLTFLTSDRATEIFKAYGFNPMRGGKIEQ; encoded by the coding sequence ATGCGAAAGTTAACATGGATCTCGTGTTCAATGATTTTACTATTTTTATGCAGCTGTGCTTCTTCATCGGATTCAAGTGAGACGACCGTAAGAATTGCGGCGGCTGCAAGTTTGAAAGATGTGATGGAAAAGCTGACTCCTCTTTTTGAGGAACAATACGAAATAGAAATTGAAACGATATACGGAGGTTCAGGTAAATTGGCAAGACAGATTGAACAAGGTGCTCCTGTAGACGCATTCTTGTCTGCCGATCTTCGCTGGATCGAACTGCTCAAGAAGCAAAACCTTGTGGAAAAGGATACCTACATAGAGTTTGCTACCAACCGAATCGTCCTGATTAGTGACGATTCCAAGAATCGTTTGAATACCATTCAGGAACTAAGACTTAAAGAAAACGAACAGTTGGCCGTCGGTAATCCAGATAGTGTGCCTGCTGGTACTTATACGAAACAAGCGTTGGAAAGGATTCAACTTTGGGGGAGATTGAAGGACAAGGTGGTATTTGGAAGCGATGTAAGACAAGTCCTTGCTTATGTCGAATCCGGTCAGGTGGACTATGGTTTTGTCTATGCCAGCGATGCCATGATTTCCGATCAGGTGACCTCTCTTACACAAGTAGCCCCTACCCTCCACGATTCGATCATATATCCGGGAATCGTTATTTCAAAAAGCCGGACTAAGGAACAAGGACAGCAATTTCTCACCTTTTTAACCAGTGACCGGGCGACAGAAATTTTCAAAGCTTATGGATTCAATCCTATGAGAGGTGGAAAGATAGAACAATGA
- a CDS encoding MFS transporter, producing MSSHAEKIQENSLDHKSKSFPFALLALAISAFGIGTTEFVPVGLLSTMADDLSISITLAGLLISGYAVGVAVGAPVLTALTNKMSRKSLLLALMVVFILGNLVASVSTSFTLLLIARIITAFSHGIFFSIGSTIAASLVPEHKRASAIAFMFTGLTVATVTGVPLGTFIGQTFGWRATFAGVALLGVIGIIASALLVPKNLEEAPPASFRDQLKILTEKRILLSFAITGLGYGGTFVAFTYLAPLLEEVTGFDPKFVSVILLIYGVAVAIGNTIGGKVSNKKPIKALFWMFVLQAIVLLLLAFVIPFKVFSLVVLFFMGLFAFMNVPALQILVVQLAEKYVPSAVNVASALNIAAFNVGIAIGSSVGGVIVDTIGLVHTPWIGAVMVGGAVILTKLLNRMER from the coding sequence ATGAGTTCACACGCAGAGAAAATTCAAGAAAATTCTCTTGATCATAAATCAAAAAGTTTTCCATTTGCTTTATTAGCCCTTGCCATTAGTGCGTTTGGGATAGGAACGACAGAATTCGTACCCGTAGGTTTGTTATCAACGATGGCTGATGATCTTTCTATATCGATTACTCTTGCGGGTTTATTGATATCCGGTTATGCTGTCGGTGTCGCTGTGGGAGCTCCTGTTTTGACAGCTCTCACAAATAAAATGAGCCGGAAAAGTTTATTGCTGGCTCTCATGGTTGTGTTTATTCTTGGTAATTTAGTGGCTTCGGTTTCGACAAGTTTTACCTTGCTGTTAATTGCAAGGATCATCACTGCTTTTTCTCACGGAATATTCTTTTCGATCGGTTCGACCATTGCTGCAAGTTTAGTCCCTGAGCATAAGCGGGCGAGTGCCATTGCCTTTATGTTTACCGGATTGACGGTTGCGACAGTGACGGGCGTGCCTTTAGGAACATTCATTGGCCAAACCTTTGGTTGGAGGGCCACATTTGCCGGTGTAGCACTGCTTGGTGTGATTGGTATCATCGCTAGTGCTCTGCTTGTCCCGAAAAACCTGGAAGAAGCACCTCCAGCAAGTTTTCGTGACCAGTTAAAAATTTTAACGGAAAAAAGAATTCTGCTATCCTTCGCTATTACAGGATTAGGATATGGCGGAACGTTTGTGGCATTCACATACCTTGCTCCTTTACTAGAAGAAGTGACAGGTTTCGATCCGAAGTTTGTCAGCGTGATCCTGCTCATTTATGGAGTTGCGGTGGCAATCGGAAATACGATTGGCGGGAAAGTTTCCAATAAGAAGCCGATCAAAGCATTGTTTTGGATGTTTGTGTTGCAGGCGATCGTCTTGCTCCTTTTGGCTTTCGTCATTCCATTTAAAGTGTTCAGTTTGGTCGTATTGTTTTTCATGGGATTGTTTGCTTTCATGAACGTGCCTGCTTTGCAGATTTTGGTCGTTCAATTAGCTGAGAAATATGTTCCATCTGCGGTTAATGTAGCATCAGCTTTGAATATTGCCGCTTTCAATGTCGGTATTGCTATCGGCTCCTCTGTTGGTGGTGTCATCGTTGATACGATTGGTCTTGTTCATACACCATGGATTGGTGCAGTAATGGTAGGTGGCGCTGTCATCTTAACAAAACTGCTGAATAGGATGGAACGATAA
- a CDS encoding deoxynucleoside kinase, with amino-acid sequence MNARERYGIPHDSVITIAGTVGVGKSTMTNALADALNFRTSFEKVDTNPYLDKFYQDFERWSFHLQIYFLAERFKEQKKIFEYGGGFIQDRSIYEDTGIFAKMHYEKGTMSATDYETYRNLFDAMVMTPYFPHPDLLIYLEGSFDDIVSRIKERGRPMEQETPIEYWEEMFTRYDNWIDNFNSCPVLRLNIADYDVLNDKTSIEPVLEKIGHFIQQSRKWRSSHLLT; translated from the coding sequence ATGAATGCACGTGAACGCTATGGAATTCCACATGACAGCGTCATAACGATTGCAGGTACGGTCGGTGTCGGCAAGTCAACGATGACCAATGCTCTCGCTGATGCCCTCAACTTTCGTACCTCTTTTGAGAAAGTCGACACCAATCCTTATCTCGACAAATTCTATCAGGATTTTGAACGCTGGAGCTTCCATTTACAGATTTACTTCTTGGCGGAACGCTTCAAAGAACAAAAGAAAATCTTTGAATATGGCGGCGGGTTCATCCAGGACCGTTCCATTTATGAAGATACCGGCATTTTTGCAAAGATGCACTACGAAAAAGGGACGATGTCCGCAACCGATTATGAAACGTACCGGAACCTGTTTGATGCGATGGTGATGACACCATATTTCCCTCATCCCGATCTTTTAATTTATCTAGAAGGTTCGTTTGATGATATCGTTTCCCGTATCAAAGAACGGGGACGTCCAATGGAACAAGAAACTCCGATTGAATATTGGGAAGAGATGTTCACGCGTTATGACAATTGGATTGATAATTTCAATTCCTGCCCTGTCCTGCGTCTCAATATTGCCGACTATGACGTATTGAATGACAAAACAAGCATCGAACCCGTGCTTGAAAAAATCGGTCACTTCATCCAACAATCACGTAAATGGCGCTCCAGTCATTTATTGACGTAA
- the aldA gene encoding aldehyde dehydrogenase, which produces MQQHKLYINGEYTESNGSEWIDILNPATEEVISQIPKGTEEDVNRAVKAAFEAQKGWELTPNIERGKIVRELGDRIEENRATFIDLLQEEQGKDYELASGEVDLAIDYFRYMSEWARRIEGEIVPSDRKNENIFIYKKPIGVVAGIVPWNFPVFILARKVATALVTGNTLVLKPSQQTPNTAMEFTKIVDSMDEIPKGVYNVVTGTGSEIGNTLASHPNVHMISMTGSVPAGTKVMEAAAQNITKVNLELGGKAPAIVTANADLDVAAESITTSRLANNGQACTNAERVYVHESVADELIAKLRHKFESMTMGDPRENKEANVGPLVSKDRLEEVEGMVKEAVDAGAKVEIGGERGDLDKGYFYKPTILTNVNHDMQIMQEEIFGPVIPVTTFRTLDEAIEKGNDTDFGLSSSVYTEDMNEAMRVVNELKFGETFVNRENFEAVQGYHAGMRKSGLGGADGKHGMEDFLVTQVVYMQYKDDKK; this is translated from the coding sequence ATGCAGCAACATAAACTTTATATTAACGGAGAATATACGGAATCAAATGGGTCTGAATGGATTGATATCTTAAATCCGGCGACCGAAGAGGTCATTTCTCAAATACCTAAAGGCACAGAAGAAGATGTGAATCGAGCAGTGAAAGCAGCATTTGAAGCTCAAAAAGGCTGGGAGCTTACGCCCAATATTGAACGTGGAAAAATCGTAAGGGAACTCGGAGATCGTATAGAAGAAAACCGAGCCACTTTTATTGATCTACTACAAGAAGAGCAAGGGAAAGATTATGAGCTTGCCAGTGGAGAAGTAGACCTTGCCATCGATTATTTCCGATACATGTCCGAGTGGGCACGTAGAATCGAAGGCGAAATTGTACCAAGTGATCGTAAGAATGAGAACATCTTCATTTATAAAAAGCCGATCGGTGTAGTAGCTGGAATCGTACCTTGGAATTTCCCTGTGTTCATTTTGGCCCGTAAAGTAGCAACGGCACTTGTAACAGGAAATACATTAGTATTAAAACCAAGTCAGCAGACACCCAATACAGCGATGGAATTTACAAAGATCGTTGACTCGATGGACGAAATTCCAAAAGGTGTTTATAACGTGGTGACAGGTACAGGTTCAGAAATCGGGAACACACTTGCCTCTCATCCAAACGTGCACATGATATCTATGACGGGGAGTGTGCCAGCAGGTACGAAGGTAATGGAAGCGGCGGCACAGAATATTACGAAAGTGAATTTGGAGCTTGGAGGTAAAGCACCTGCGATCGTCACGGCTAATGCGGACCTGGATGTTGCTGCTGAAAGCATTACGACATCCCGTCTTGCTAATAATGGACAGGCGTGTACAAACGCTGAGCGTGTCTATGTTCATGAAAGTGTGGCGGATGAGCTTATCGCTAAGTTACGTCATAAATTTGAATCGATGACCATGGGCGATCCTCGAGAAAATAAGGAAGCGAATGTCGGTCCTCTTGTAAGTAAAGATCGGCTTGAAGAAGTGGAGGGCATGGTAAAAGAAGCGGTCGATGCAGGGGCGAAAGTTGAAATTGGAGGAGAACGTGGGGACTTAGACAAAGGTTATTTTTATAAGCCGACGATCCTTACAAATGTAAACCATGATATGCAGATTATGCAGGAAGAGATCTTCGGGCCTGTCATCCCTGTGACGACATTCAGGACATTGGATGAAGCGATTGAAAAAGGTAATGATACAGATTTTGGATTATCTTCCTCTGTTTATACCGAAGACATGAATGAAGCCATGCGTGTCGTGAATGAACTGAAGTTCGGTGAAACATTCGTCAATCGTGAAAACTTCGAAGCTGTCCAGGGCTACCACGCAGGTATGAGGAAATCAGGACTAGGTGGAGCAGATGGTAAACACGGAATGGAAGATTTCCTTGTTACTCAAGTCGTTTACATGCAGTATAAAGATGATAAAAAATAA
- the pdxS gene encoding pyridoxal 5'-phosphate synthase lyase subunit PdxS codes for MAQTGTDRVKRGMAEMQKGGVIMDVVNAEQAKIAEEAGAVAVMALERVPADIRAAGGVARMADPTIVEEVMNAVSIPVMAKARIGHITEARVLEAMGVDYIDESEVLTPADEIYHIKKDDYTVPFVCGCRNLGEATRRIREGASMLRTKGEPGTGNIVEAVSHMRQVQSQIRHLRGLSEDEVMVYAKENGAPFDLLMEIREEGRLPVVNFAAGGIATPADASLMMQLGADGVFVGSGIFKSNNPEKFARAIVEATTHYDDYKLIGELSKGLGTAMKGMEMSTLTPEQRMQDRSQ; via the coding sequence ATGGCACAAACAGGTACGGATCGCGTAAAACGCGGCATGGCAGAAATGCAAAAAGGTGGCGTCATCATGGACGTCGTAAACGCAGAACAAGCAAAAATCGCTGAAGAAGCAGGCGCAGTAGCCGTAATGGCTCTTGAACGAGTTCCAGCAGACATCCGCGCAGCGGGCGGGGTCGCTCGTATGGCAGACCCTACGATCGTTGAAGAAGTGATGAATGCTGTTTCAATTCCAGTTATGGCAAAAGCTCGTATTGGGCATATTACAGAAGCACGCGTCCTTGAAGCCATGGGCGTAGACTATATCGATGAGAGTGAAGTTCTTACTCCAGCTGATGAAATTTATCACATCAAAAAAGATGACTATACGGTACCATTCGTATGTGGCTGCCGTAACCTTGGTGAAGCGACTCGCCGAATCCGTGAAGGTGCATCCATGCTTCGTACGAAGGGTGAACCAGGAACAGGAAACATTGTAGAGGCTGTCAGCCATATGCGTCAGGTTCAGTCTCAGATCCGTCATCTGCGTGGACTTTCAGAAGATGAAGTGATGGTCTATGCAAAAGAAAACGGTGCTCCATTCGATCTACTGATGGAGATCCGTGAAGAAGGACGTCTCCCTGTCGTGAACTTTGCTGCGGGCGGTATCGCAACTCCTGCGGATGCTTCCTTGATGATGCAGCTTGGAGCAGACGGCGTGTTTGTTGGGTCTGGTATTTTCAAATCCAACAACCCTGAAAAGTTCGCACGTGCAATCGTTGAAGCAACGACTCATTATGACGATTACAAGTTGATTGGTGAATTGTCTAAAGGTCTTGGAACAGCCATGAAGGGTATGGAAATGTCCACCCTTACTCCTGAACAGCGCATGCAAGATCGCAGCCAGTAA
- a CDS encoding deoxynucleoside kinase gives MGDLPFISVEGPIGVGKTSLSKKLASQFDFHLLKEIVEENPFLGKFYDNIEEWSFQTEMFFLCNRFKQLEDIDRKYLQSGKPVVADYHISKNMIFARRTLREDQFDKYAQIFDILTHDMPKPNMVVYLHASLDTLLERIRMRNRDVEANIQPSYLEQLSQDYEDFMRHFEATHPEIPVIRLNGDHIDFVKHQDDLNYIVDQVKQHLNKGEVIK, from the coding sequence ATGGGAGATTTACCTTTCATATCCGTTGAAGGGCCCATTGGGGTTGGGAAAACGTCTCTGTCTAAAAAGCTCGCCTCCCAGTTTGATTTTCATTTGCTGAAGGAAATCGTTGAGGAGAACCCGTTTTTAGGCAAGTTTTACGACAATATTGAAGAATGGAGCTTCCAAACAGAGATGTTCTTCTTGTGCAATCGTTTCAAGCAGCTCGAAGACATCGATCGCAAATATTTGCAGTCGGGGAAGCCTGTGGTCGCCGATTACCATATATCGAAGAATATGATTTTCGCACGACGCACGTTGAGAGAAGATCAATTTGACAAGTATGCGCAGATTTTTGATATATTAACACACGATATGCCTAAACCGAATATGGTCGTCTATTTACATGCGAGTTTAGATACACTGCTCGAACGCATCCGCATGCGTAACCGTGATGTAGAGGCAAATATTCAACCCTCTTATCTTGAACAACTCTCTCAAGACTACGAAGACTTCATGAGACATTTTGAAGCCACTCACCCAGAGATTCCTGTGATCCGTTTAAACGGGGATCATATAGACTTCGTAAAACATCAAGACGATTTAAATTATATTGTTGATCAAGTAAAGCAGCATTTAAATAAAGGAGAAGTTATCAAATGA
- a CDS encoding NUDIX hydrolase, with protein MGYVEDLRAIIGHRPIILVGSVVMILDGEGRLLLQERTSPEGVWGLPGGLMELGESTEQVAKREAFEETGLEVDDLQLLNVYSGEDQFSRAPNGDEFYVVTTAYFTHHYSGDYALDPEETVQVKFFDLHGLPEIMIGSHRMMIEDYRQKNS; from the coding sequence ATGGGTTATGTCGAGGACTTACGTGCAATCATTGGTCATCGGCCGATTATATTAGTTGGATCTGTTGTGATGATCCTTGATGGAGAAGGTCGTTTATTGTTGCAAGAACGAACGTCCCCTGAAGGTGTATGGGGATTGCCGGGAGGTTTGATGGAGCTTGGGGAAAGCACTGAACAAGTCGCGAAACGTGAAGCCTTCGAAGAGACGGGTTTGGAAGTCGATGACCTGCAATTATTGAATGTGTACTCTGGGGAGGATCAGTTCAGTCGAGCTCCTAATGGAGATGAGTTTTACGTTGTGACAACGGCTTATTTCACTCACCATTATAGTGGGGACTATGCTTTGGATCCGGAAGAAACCGTGCAGGTGAAGTTTTTCGATCTTCATGGCTTGCCTGAGATAATGATTGGCAGTCACCGGATGATGATTGAAGATTATAGACAAAAAAACTCCTGA
- the queF gene encoding preQ(1) synthase, giving the protein MPGRNDQDLDLSLLGNQGNSYSFEYDPDVLETFDNQHPNRDYFVKFNCPEFTTLCPKTRQPDFATIYISYIPDVKMVESKSLKLYLFSFRNHGDFHEDSVNTIMNDLIDLMDPRYIEVWGKFTPRGGISIDPFCNYGKPGTKFEQMADHRLMNHDLYPEKIDNR; this is encoded by the coding sequence ATGCCAGGACGCAACGACCAAGACCTTGATTTATCACTCCTTGGTAACCAAGGAAATTCCTATTCTTTCGAGTATGACCCGGATGTCCTTGAAACGTTTGATAACCAACATCCGAACCGTGACTATTTTGTAAAATTCAACTGTCCGGAATTTACCACCCTTTGCCCGAAGACACGCCAACCCGATTTTGCAACCATCTATATCAGCTACATTCCAGATGTGAAAATGGTGGAAAGTAAGTCACTCAAACTCTACCTTTTCAGCTTCCGGAATCACGGAGACTTCCATGAAGATAGTGTGAATACAATCATGAATGACCTAATTGACTTAATGGACCCTCGTTATATTGAAGTCTGGGGTAAATTCACCCCGCGTGGCGGGATTTCCATTGATCCATTCTGCAATTATGGAAAACCTGGCACGAAATTTGAGCAAATGGCGGACCATCGCTTGATGAATCACGACCTTTACCCTGAAAAAATCGATAACCGATAA
- the modB gene encoding molybdate ABC transporter permease subunit translates to MNFEPLFLSLKVAGIATFIVFIIGIISARIISRKLFPGKSILESILLLPLVLPPTVIGFGLLYLFGKNGWIGQWLMDWFGLQVIFSWTGAVIASAVVSFPLMYQSASAAFQNYDQNLENAALTMGASKVKVFFTISLPLAWPGLLAGLVMTFARSLGEFGATLMIAGYIPGETDTIPLAIYFAVESGRMEEALMWVIVILCLGFSAVLWLNTWSQRKINFVRKL, encoded by the coding sequence ATGAACTTCGAACCTCTCTTTCTGTCTCTGAAGGTAGCGGGAATCGCTACTTTCATCGTATTTATTATCGGAATCATTAGCGCACGAATCATTTCCAGAAAATTATTTCCCGGGAAAAGTATTCTAGAATCGATCCTTTTGCTCCCTCTCGTCCTTCCCCCGACAGTAATTGGATTTGGTTTGCTTTATTTATTTGGCAAAAACGGGTGGATCGGACAATGGCTCATGGACTGGTTCGGTTTGCAGGTGATTTTTTCGTGGACCGGGGCAGTCATTGCGTCTGCAGTCGTCTCATTCCCTCTTATGTACCAGAGTGCATCGGCTGCTTTTCAAAATTATGACCAAAACCTGGAGAATGCCGCTTTGACAATGGGAGCTTCGAAAGTAAAGGTGTTCTTCACCATATCGCTTCCGTTAGCTTGGCCTGGATTACTCGCCGGGTTAGTCATGACTTTCGCTCGTTCCCTTGGTGAATTCGGGGCTACATTGATGATTGCGGGCTACATCCCTGGTGAAACAGACACGATTCCACTCGCCATCTATTTTGCTGTCGAATCAGGTCGAATGGAGGAAGCCCTCATGTGGGTGATTGTGATTCTCTGTCTTGGGTTCAGTGCGGTATTATGGCTTAACACGTGGAGTCAGAGGAAAATCAATTTTGTAAGGAAATTATAA
- a CDS encoding winged helix-turn-helix transcriptional regulator has product MAKYNIPVEAALEVIGGKWKVVILCHLIESKRRTSELKRLMPGITQKMLTQQLRELETDGVITRIVYNQVPPKVEYELTEYGWTLKGALDMLCA; this is encoded by the coding sequence ATGGCAAAATATAATATACCGGTTGAAGCCGCTCTTGAGGTGATTGGAGGCAAGTGGAAGGTCGTTATTCTGTGTCACTTAATAGAAAGTAAACGACGGACAAGTGAGCTGAAACGGTTAATGCCGGGTATTACGCAGAAAATGTTGACCCAGCAGCTGAGAGAATTAGAAACGGATGGAGTCATCACGCGAATCGTTTATAACCAAGTACCACCTAAAGTGGAGTATGAACTGACGGAATACGGATGGACATTAAAAGGAGCATTAGACATGCTGTGCGCCTGA
- the serS gene encoding serine--tRNA ligase, with amino-acid sequence MLDMKYLRQNFEEVKGKLQNRGEDLSDLDAFGDLDSKRRELIQETEELKAKRNEVSKEISQLKKAKEDADDKIKEMREVGDRIKTLDTELKEVEEKLETLLLSIPNIPHESVPVGGDEEDNIEARKAGEIPTFDFEAKPHWDVATDLGILDFERASKVTGSRFVFYKGLGARLERALLNFMMDLHADEHGYQEMLPPQMVNRTAMTGTGQLPKFEEDAFKIEDWDYFLVPTAEVPVTNFHREEILSVEDLPQKFVAFSTNFRSEAGSAGRDTRGLIRQHQFNKVELVQLAKPEESYDVLEELTGHAEKVLQLLKLPYRVMSMCTGDLGFTAAKKYDIEVWIPSQETYREISSCSNFEDFQARRAGIRFRREEKGKPEFVHTLNGSGLAIGRTVAAILENYQQEDGTVIVPEVLRPYMGGKEIIK; translated from the coding sequence ATGTTGGACATGAAATACTTACGCCAGAACTTTGAAGAAGTTAAAGGAAAACTGCAAAATCGTGGAGAAGACCTCTCTGACCTGGATGCCTTTGGTGATTTAGATAGCAAACGCCGTGAGCTGATTCAGGAAACAGAAGAATTGAAAGCAAAGCGCAATGAAGTATCCAAGGAAATTTCCCAGCTGAAAAAAGCGAAGGAAGACGCCGATGATAAGATTAAGGAAATGCGCGAAGTCGGCGATCGTATCAAGACCCTTGATACAGAGTTGAAAGAAGTGGAAGAGAAACTTGAAACGCTTCTCTTATCTATCCCGAATATCCCTCACGAAAGCGTCCCCGTCGGAGGGGATGAAGAAGACAACATCGAAGCACGAAAAGCAGGAGAGATTCCGACATTTGATTTTGAAGCTAAGCCTCACTGGGATGTAGCGACTGATTTAGGCATCCTTGATTTCGAAAGAGCATCCAAGGTAACGGGAAGTCGTTTCGTATTCTATAAAGGACTTGGGGCTCGTTTAGAGCGTGCGTTACTCAATTTCATGATGGATCTGCATGCAGATGAACACGGCTATCAGGAAATGCTGCCACCACAAATGGTCAACCGCACAGCGATGACAGGTACAGGTCAATTACCGAAATTCGAAGAAGATGCGTTTAAAATTGAAGACTGGGATTATTTCCTCGTACCAACAGCTGAGGTTCCAGTCACAAACTTCCATAGAGAAGAAATTTTATCTGTTGAAGACCTTCCACAAAAATTCGTAGCCTTCAGCACAAATTTCCGTTCTGAAGCAGGGTCTGCCGGTCGCGATACAAGAGGGTTGATCCGTCAGCACCAATTCAATAAAGTCGAGCTTGTCCAGCTGGCAAAGCCGGAAGAATCTTATGATGTTCTGGAAGAATTGACAGGACATGCAGAAAAAGTCCTTCAACTGTTGAAGCTTCCTTATCGTGTGATGAGCATGTGCACGGGAGATCTAGGATTCACAGCAGCTAAGAAATACGACATTGAAGTATGGATCCCGAGCCAGGAGACTTATCGTGAGATCAGCTCTTGCTCTAACTTCGAAGATTTTCAGGCCCGCCGTGCAGGCATTCGCTTCCGTAGAGAAGAAAAAGGAAAGCCTGAATTTGTACACACGTTGAATGGTTCTGGTCTAGCCATCGGTCGTACCGTTGCAGCCATCCTTGAAAATTACCAGCAGGAAGACGGAACGGTCATCGTACCAGAGGTCTTACGTCCATACATGGGTGGGAAAGAAATCATCAAGTAA
- a CDS encoding YjcZ family sporulation protein → MSGGYGGGFALLVVLFILLIIIGASYMGGRGYGYGY, encoded by the coding sequence ATGAGCGGAGGATACGGTGGCGGTTTCGCGCTATTGGTTGTTTTGTTCATCCTTTTGATCATCATCGGTGCATCTTATATGGGTGGCCGTGGTTACGGTTATGGATACTAA